In Thalassophryne amazonica chromosome 4, fThaAma1.1, whole genome shotgun sequence, a genomic segment contains:
- the dusp14 gene encoding dual specificity protein phosphatase 14 — protein sequence MASRSQGFFHNHHHHHRSSVVPVAVPRLLPENGSLLGGIAQITPNLFLSRGNVASNRSLLLSKGITCVVNATIELPNFNWPHMEYVKVPLADMPHSPISLYFDSVADKIHSVGRKRGAVLVHCAAGVSRSASLCLAYLMKYHRVSLAEAHAWVKARRPVIRPNGGFWRQLIEYERKLFGRNSVKMVQTPYGVIPDVYERDRRSLAPYWGL from the coding sequence ATGGCTTCCCGCAGCCAAGGCTTTTttcacaaccaccaccaccaccatcgcaGCTCTGTGGTTCCTGTCGCAGTGCCAAGGTTGCTCCCCGAGAATGGCAGCTTGCTCGGCGGCATCGCACAAATCACCCCCAACCTCTTCCTGAGCCGAGGAAATGTGGCATCCAACCGCAGCCTTCTGCTTTCTAAAGGCATCACCTGCGTGGTCAATGCCACCATCGAGCTTCCCAACTTCAACTGGCCTCACATGGAGTACGTTAAGGTGCCCCTGGCAGATATGCCCCACTCCCCCATCTCTTTGTACTTTGATAGTGTAGCAGATAAGATCCACAGCGTGGGTCGAAAACGGGGTGCGGTGCTGGTGCACTGCGCGGCAGGGGTGAGCCGGTCAGCTTCCCTGTGCCTGGCCTACCTAATGAAGTATCACCGGGTGTCTCTGGCCGAAGCCCACGCTTGGGTCAAGGCCAGACGCCCCGTCATCAGGCCCAACGGCGGCTTCTGGCGTCAGCTCATCGAGTATGAGAGGAAACTGTTTGGCAGGAACTCTGTTAAGATGGTGCAGACGCCGTACGGGGTCATACCCGACGTTTACGAGAGAGACCGCAGGAGCCTGGCTCCGTACTGGGGCTTGTGA